A part of Kitasatospora acidiphila genomic DNA contains:
- a CDS encoding NADH:flavin oxidoreductase, whose amino-acid sequence MPSSSSSSSSSTNSTARATSVLARPFTLGGLTLRNRIVMAPMTREFSPGGVPGADVAEYYARRAAGGAGLIVTEGTYIGHDSAGTSDRVPRFHGEDALAGWSEVAQAVHRAGGKIVPQLWHVGMARAAGAPPVPQAPQLGPSGISIDGSAAGKAMTSQDVDDVIAAFAAGAAAAEARGFDGVELHGAHGYLIDQFLWARTNQRSDGYGGDTASRARFAAEIVAACRQAVSPDFPIIFRFSQWKMGAYEAKIAESPQELDALLTPLAEAGADAFHCSTRRFWLPEFDGSDLNLAGWAKKVSGKATISVGSVGLDVDFTKALFQGERSSATDIAALLDRLERDEFDLVAVGRSMLGDPEWAAKILSGRADELKPFDLRALGTLY is encoded by the coding sequence GTGCCTTCCAGCTCCAGTTCCAGTTCCAGTTCCACGAACTCGACCGCGCGTGCCACGAGTGTGCTGGCCCGCCCCTTCACCCTGGGCGGCCTCACGCTCCGGAATCGCATCGTGATGGCGCCGATGACCCGCGAGTTCTCGCCCGGCGGGGTGCCGGGCGCCGATGTGGCGGAGTACTACGCCCGCCGGGCGGCAGGCGGGGCGGGCCTGATCGTCACCGAGGGGACGTACATCGGCCACGACTCGGCGGGGACCAGCGACCGCGTCCCCCGGTTCCACGGCGAGGACGCGCTCGCCGGCTGGAGCGAGGTGGCGCAGGCGGTCCACCGTGCGGGCGGGAAGATCGTGCCGCAGCTGTGGCACGTGGGCATGGCGCGCGCCGCCGGTGCGCCGCCCGTCCCGCAGGCTCCGCAGCTCGGCCCCTCGGGGATCTCCATCGACGGCTCGGCGGCGGGCAAGGCGATGACCTCGCAGGACGTCGACGACGTGATCGCGGCCTTCGCCGCCGGCGCGGCCGCCGCCGAAGCCCGCGGCTTCGACGGCGTCGAACTGCACGGGGCGCACGGCTACCTCATCGACCAGTTCCTGTGGGCCCGGACGAACCAGCGCAGCGACGGCTACGGTGGCGACACCGCCTCCCGGGCCCGGTTCGCCGCCGAGATCGTGGCCGCCTGCCGCCAGGCCGTATCGCCGGACTTCCCGATCATCTTCCGGTTCTCCCAGTGGAAGATGGGCGCCTACGAGGCGAAGATCGCCGAATCGCCGCAGGAGCTCGACGCGCTCCTCACCCCACTCGCCGAGGCGGGCGCCGACGCCTTCCACTGCTCGACCCGCCGGTTCTGGCTGCCGGAGTTCGACGGCTCGGACCTCAACCTCGCGGGCTGGGCGAAGAAGGTCTCCGGCAAGGCGACGATCAGCGTCGGCTCGGTCGGCCTCGACGTCGACTTCACCAAGGCGCTGTTCCAGGGTGAGCGCTCCAGCGCCACGGACATCGCGGCACTGCTGGACCGGCTGGAGCGCGACGAGTTCGACCTCGTCGCGGTCGGCCGCTCCATGCTGGGCGACCCCGAGTGGGCCGCGAAGATCCTCAGCGGCCGCGCCGACGAGCTCAAGCCCTTCGACCTGCGGGCACTCGGCACCCTGTACTGA
- a CDS encoding response regulator, with protein sequence MRVRTVLVDDQELVRAGLKLAISRTPDLEVVGEAGTGAEAVRVVRELAPDVVLMDLRMPGVDGIEATRLITSQATDTRVLVLTTFDDDENVFGSLRAGASGFLVKDMPVPELLGAIRLVAAGDGLIAPSVTRQLIEEFAGRRRRHGPRLDAITERECEVLTLVGRGLSNQEIATRLGIAPGTAKIHVARLMTKLGVRDRVHLVITAYETGLVSP encoded by the coding sequence ATGAGGGTGCGGACGGTCCTGGTGGACGATCAGGAACTGGTCCGCGCGGGCCTGAAGTTGGCGATCTCGCGGACGCCGGACCTGGAGGTGGTGGGCGAGGCTGGCACCGGCGCGGAGGCGGTGCGGGTGGTGCGTGAACTCGCACCGGATGTGGTGCTGATGGATCTCCGGATGCCGGGCGTCGACGGCATCGAGGCAACCCGGCTGATCACGAGTCAGGCGACCGACACCCGAGTGCTGGTCCTGACCACGTTCGACGACGACGAGAACGTGTTCGGTTCGCTGCGAGCCGGGGCCAGCGGATTCCTGGTGAAGGACATGCCGGTGCCGGAGCTGCTCGGTGCGATCCGGCTGGTCGCGGCGGGCGACGGCCTGATCGCGCCGAGCGTGACGCGGCAGTTGATCGAGGAGTTCGCGGGGCGGCGCCGAAGGCACGGGCCACGGCTGGACGCCATCACCGAGCGGGAGTGCGAGGTGCTGACGCTCGTCGGGCGCGGCTTGTCCAACCAGGAGATCGCGACGCGACTGGGCATCGCGCCGGGCACCGCGAAGATCCACGTGGCCCGGTTGATGACGAAGTTGGGGGTGCGGGACCGGGTGCATCTGGTGATCACGGCGTACGAGACCGGCTTGGTCTCGCCATAG
- a CDS encoding sensor histidine kinase, whose protein sequence is MDRTMPRPPLLERVPFWAWSALLWCAAAALAVEIAVRQPAAFRGAGWLWTVLSCVMAAPLGFARRWPEPVLGVVLTASLVTVALGRSPWPLFLGITDLLLLHIAAITPLRLRTAALVLGALAVEVCGWRGATGTWLAPPHTAIPIASATVVSWAIGNSLRQRRQYAQSLRVQAVQGERLRIARELHDEVAHSIGVIAIQSGAARLAGDDPAEVDKALGVIEATSRQTLAGLRRMLGTLRHDEAGPATGLADLDRLAKTAAQSGVRVDVRWQGRRRALAPEVELSAFRIVQESVTNVVRHANTRRCWVSVDYGEAELAIEVLDDGRGGAPSGDGDGDGGGYGIAGMRERVELLAGRFSAEVRPEGGFRVSARLPV, encoded by the coding sequence GTGGATCGAACCATGCCGCGTCCCCCGCTGCTCGAACGCGTCCCGTTCTGGGCGTGGAGCGCGCTCCTGTGGTGTGCGGCCGCCGCGCTCGCCGTGGAGATCGCCGTCCGGCAACCGGCGGCGTTCCGGGGGGCGGGGTGGCTCTGGACGGTGCTGTCGTGCGTGATGGCTGCGCCGCTTGGATTCGCCCGCCGGTGGCCGGAGCCGGTGCTGGGCGTGGTGTTGACCGCCTCGTTGGTCACCGTGGCGCTCGGGCGGTCGCCTTGGCCGCTCTTCCTCGGGATCACCGACCTCCTGCTGCTCCACATCGCGGCCATCACCCCGCTCCGACTGCGCACGGCCGCGCTGGTCCTGGGAGCGCTGGCCGTGGAGGTGTGCGGCTGGCGCGGAGCCACGGGCACCTGGTTGGCGCCGCCGCACACGGCGATTCCGATCGCCTCGGCCACGGTGGTCTCCTGGGCGATCGGCAACTCGCTGCGGCAGCGCCGCCAGTACGCGCAGAGTCTGCGCGTCCAGGCCGTCCAGGGCGAACGGCTGCGGATCGCACGGGAGTTGCACGACGAGGTGGCCCACAGCATCGGCGTGATCGCGATCCAGTCCGGGGCGGCCCGGCTGGCCGGGGACGACCCGGCGGAGGTCGACAAGGCACTGGGCGTGATCGAGGCGACCAGCCGGCAGACGCTGGCCGGGTTGCGTCGGATGCTCGGCACGCTGCGGCATGACGAGGCCGGCCCGGCAACGGGGTTGGCGGACCTGGACCGGCTGGCGAAGACCGCGGCGCAGTCCGGTGTGCGGGTGGACGTGCGCTGGCAGGGCCGGCGGCGGGCGCTGGCGCCGGAGGTCGAGCTCTCCGCCTTCCGGATCGTGCAGGAGTCGGTGACCAACGTGGTGCGGCACGCGAACACGCGGCGCTGCTGGGTGTCGGTGGACTACGGGGAGGCGGAGTTGGCGATCGAGGTGCTGGACGACGGGCGGGGCGGGGCGCCTTCCGGGGATGGGGACGGGGACGGCGGCGGCTACGGCATCGCGGGGATGCGCGAGCGGGTCGAGCTGCTGGCGGGCCGGTTCAGCGCGGAGGTGCGGCCGGAGGGCGGCTTCCGGGTGAGCGCGAGGCTGCCGGTATGA
- a CDS encoding ABC transporter ATP-binding protein yields MHPSTSAARSVGLNKVYGAGETRVVALDNVSVEFRHGEFAAIMGPSGSGKSTLMYCMAGLDSVSSGSAAIGETEITTLKEAQLTRLRRDRIGFVFQAFNLLPTLTALENITLPLDIAGREPDQEWLAKVVAAVGLGERLEHRPSQLSGGQQQRVAVARALATRPEIIFADEPTGNLDSRSGAEILTFLRNSVRELGQTVVMVTHDPVAAGYADRVVFLADGRVVDELTAPTADAVLDRMRRFEAKGRTS; encoded by the coding sequence GTGCACCCGAGCACGTCCGCCGCCCGGTCGGTCGGCCTGAACAAGGTCTACGGCGCGGGGGAGACCAGGGTGGTCGCCCTGGACAACGTCAGCGTCGAGTTCCGGCACGGCGAGTTCGCCGCGATCATGGGCCCCTCCGGCTCCGGCAAGTCCACCCTGATGTACTGCATGGCCGGCCTGGACTCGGTCAGTTCCGGCTCCGCCGCCATCGGCGAAACCGAGATCACCACTCTCAAGGAGGCGCAGCTGACCCGCCTGCGCCGGGACCGGATCGGCTTCGTCTTCCAGGCCTTCAACCTGCTGCCGACCCTGACCGCGCTGGAGAACATCACGCTGCCGCTGGACATCGCCGGTCGCGAGCCCGACCAGGAGTGGCTGGCCAAGGTGGTGGCGGCCGTCGGCCTGGGCGAGCGGCTGGAGCACCGGCCGAGCCAGCTGTCCGGCGGCCAGCAGCAGCGCGTGGCGGTGGCCAGGGCGCTCGCCACCCGACCCGAGATCATCTTCGCCGATGAACCCACCGGCAACCTGGACTCCCGCTCCGGTGCCGAGATCCTCACCTTCCTGCGCAACTCGGTCCGCGAACTCGGCCAGACCGTTGTGATGGTCACCCACGACCCGGTCGCGGCGGGCTACGCGGACCGGGTGGTCTTCCTGGCCGACGGCCGGGTCGTCGACGAGCTGACCGCACCGACGGCCGACGCCGTGCTGGACCGGATGCGCCGCTTCGAGGCGAAGGGCCGGACCAGCTGA